In Episyrphus balteatus chromosome 4, idEpiBalt1.1, whole genome shotgun sequence, the sequence taaaatttatttcaaagctACCAGTCGAGCTGACGGCTTAAAATgcaatgtttaaaaattcataaacacTTTTGTAAATGTAATGAtaacataaataaatgaatctttgaatcaaattaaaatacatatatttttttgaaaaataatttttttaaaaatggatttatagatttacttgaaattttgtatgtggTAAAATAATGTCTTCGAAacggcatacaaaaaaaaatttctgaatgTAAATCTCCCTcggaattttgggaaaaaaaaatcatcatatgACAGCTCAATTTCCCTGGAAATTGTTTGCCGTTACCAATTTTCAAGGGAATTTTTTCATGATCACTTTTGTTcctatgaaattaaaaaaaaagcgctgcatttaattttcttaactaATTCTaacgattatttttttctttttagattaTACAGCCGATGGTAGGCGACAAGATGTTGGAGAGGTACTTTGTTTGCATATCAAAAATATGTGggaaaacaacaacagaaaGTAAAAAGCTAACATACGAGCTGTTAAACTAAATTATGGCGGTAATCTCATCATAGCTATTTTATTCACCAAAAGATGctttaatttatgtatttactCTTGTCATGACGTTGATTTAATCACTTTtatacttaaatattttatttaaataattcattATGTGCTAATCTAATATGAAACATAttatgtagatattttttgtataattgttttttaaaagcaaatcaggattttataataaaataattattatagtACAAACGAAATTTGCGAATATTggaattaaaatagaatttaaaaaaaaaaaacataacaatatttttgtaattgaaagtaaataaaatgtgaaaaagtttgtgataaaataagaaaataatcaattttttcaaatttttcattaatttttaattattaaaaataatctcaaaaatattaattataggcccattaatttttgtatcgcCCGTAAAAGTAACAACAGGGGCAcactggctgccattttgtttcTACGTTTTTCGTAATTTCCTTCCGCCAAATTGTGATAAAGAAAGATGTCGAGGTATCCGTCGAAGcggaaaattctccgatttcatgTAAAAACTCAGATCGTACattcgtatgaaatcggacAAATTTCCTCATGCACGAATACCTCGATAGAACCCATTGTTTTGAAACGGAAATGTTTTTTTAGCTAGAGCTGATTCTGGAATTTTAACGTTCAAAGTTCAAAAGTTCATACTTTTAGGTTCTTTCATTATAAAAGAACAATTGGGGGAAAATGTAACTTTTATATTCAAGTTGagtcaataaattttatattacctATGTATTTTTCACAAGTTGGAATTTTCATGAACGAAGAAAACATATGCAactttgtatgtaaaaaaaCATAGAACCAAAGGACAAAGTCGCACCTTTATAGGAAAACAACCGTTATTTAGTTCAAACGAAAGTTATTAAGTTATTAAAACTTAATAAGTATACAATCAAAATTTGAAGTCATGCATTTGACattcatctaaaaaaattacaggCCATACAACACCTCTTTCCATACAAAAACAGTTGAAACAGTTGCATAATGTTTTGCACAGCACTGTATGTTGAAAAAGCAAAATCTATGCACCACAGCTATTCCGTTAAACTGGGTGCTATGGGAATGCATGCTCTGTAagttttatcactggcgataaattctttgaatgactttaaaatccactttatctcatcaaaataaaagaaattttgttcgaaATCTTACTTTCTCAATTtataaattctgaatttgaaagaaattttgctttatttgtgGAAGAAAATGGTTTTTAGAGACATTGGAAAACCTTAATCGCCAATGTTAAAGTTGCAGAACAAGGACCCAGGTTTTTGAATTTAACTTGCCGATTTCGCCGGATTAGTTGTGGTTCAACTTTGGTTCAATCATGGATTTTGGCCATTTTAACATAATGTATATGGAATTAGATTCAGTGCCAAACCTCACCTTTACCACCATTTTTAGAAGATTAATTTTGCTGAGCCatggatttaaaattatttgtttttatagcCTATTTTCACTCGAGTCCAAATGAGATGATTTCGCAAATGAGGTCTGTTccgatttcaaattcaattttttttctatagaatttgacattcgaaatgagataatttgcatATTTACcctatctcatttgggctctattgaaaacaggggtcgaattacggtatacgattacgatcatacgttaaagttttgactattgctctctacATTTATTCAGTAGAAAatgatagggacacatagcaaccatacgttaacaaacgtatgccgtagttcgacctcAGGCTTTTAGCAAACCACTGAGTTTTTGATTGCAAGTACAACTTAAACCAGAAACGTAGCTAAAGctctcccatacaagttatcgataatttgtatgaaataattttagctcggctaatttttttcgataatttctatgttcctggctacacagtgatttttcaatcgattgaaaaatcacatgcggtggctacacactaggtgtgttttttattaccaccgggcttaactggacaaaaaaaacgcctcggggcttagcgagaaaaattggcagcactgcatattaaatgttctgaaatcagctgacacaaacaaaatataaagttgttatatttttcgcttttggggtttcttgtgtgtttttgaaaaaaaaaaagttcaattaactattaaataaatatttaaaataataattgtccttccaaacatcagttttgatgtttttaaacaaattctaaacaatttactaACAAGTTgagttggtagcacagatttaaatctgttgaaaaagttaagcccaaagaattctccgggcttaacagctaagcccaaggggctaaagtgttgttgcatttaacatgtaaattccttagccccgactgcgtttttttgtccagttaagaccggtggtaataaaaaacacacctactgttgtgttgtgcccaatcacgttccacttttacattttctaggaacaaacgtcaaaaagagaaaaaatttagcaatggaactgtactaccctcagaaaattcagttgcCTTCgagagcatcttcccccttcactcctcatccctcttgccaacaaactcactgcttaagcgattgaaaaatcaccgtgtagccaggcactatgggagctaaaatttatctcgatctgcgtactaggcttaaaaaaaaaatagctgtggTGAGTGCTGTTCcttaaaacaaacatttttgaacaCATCCTCTTTGTTTGAAAAGTGGCATCACTTTTTTTGAAGTGACAGTTGCATTTGCGccacatttttgattttgtttttgttatcaacaaacaagtatttttaattttgccaacaaaaaacataaaagttcCTATCTTTTACAAgttaatttaaaagtttattctaaaaactaaacaaaaaaatgtcacaaaTGATAGATCAGCTTGTCCAAAAAATGGGTCTCATTGATGAGCCAAAAATTATTGAGTGAGTTACAATATTTAtacttttgttgcattttcaaaacaaaaaactttaatcaTTAAACTTTAGAAAAACCACTGAACTCCTTCGTCTATTAGACCTACGCTCCACAAACATAAGTGCCACAATAAATGAATATGCAAAAATCATTCTGTGCATTGATTTGGCAGCTGCATTCCTCGGTATTCCCATTGATCAGGTTAGTAATTAACAAAAACCAATCATTCAATGATGATCTTTCTGTGTTCAGGAAAATGCTCTTAAACTTTCCGGCCTACGAAAGACTCCCTACGCCAACAACAAAAGAATGTTTGAAAAACTACTTGATCTAAATAAACAAATTGGTATAAATGAAATCTGCACCAAATTGGGTATCAATGAATTGGCCAAAAAAGCCACCGAACTCTTAGAAATGTACAAACAAATTGTTGAAAATGAAGCCAACGATATTGACATAACACATCCACAATATCCTTCGATGGCAGTTTACCAGGCAggtaaattaaatcaaaaacgtatctcaaaatcaaaaattatggcAATTAGTCATTTGCGTCCATCTCAATGGACACAATTAGAACAGAGATGGGATAAAATTGTTGCTACCCATTACACCGCAACGAAAgataaaaagattaaaagtCCACCTGCAGATGGAGATAAAGAAGCTGATACACAAAAGTCAACGCTAGAAATAAAACGCCCAAAA encodes:
- the LOC129918332 gene encoding origin recognition complex subunit 6 translates to MSQMIDQLVQKMGLIDEPKIIEKTTELLRLLDLRSTNISATINEYAKIILCIDLAAAFLGIPIDQENALKLSGLRKTPYANNKRMFEKLLDLNKQIGINEICTKLGINELAKKATELLEMYKQIVENEANDIDITHPQYPSMAVYQAGKLNQKRISKSKIMAISHLRPSQWTQLEQRWDKIVATHYTATKDKKIKSPPADGDKEADTQKSTLEIKRPKVAEVEDYEIWKRRMLSMAHLELAHTKHKSSGDKENLVDLTE